The region GACATCTCTCCGGGCACAACCATATGAAACTCGACAAAAGTAACCTGACCGGCCTGACGGGTCCGCAGGTCGTGGATCTCCAGCGCTCCGGCTGCGTGAATGCTCATCAGCTCACGCAGCCGCCGGGTCGTTTGAGGATCGGCGATATCCATCAGTCCTCCAACACTGTCACGCACCAGATGCCAGCCGCTCCAGAGAATATTGATCGCCACCAGAACGGCCAGCAGGGGATCAAGGATGTACCAGCCTGTCATACGTGCCAGGAGAACGCCGATCAGCACCCCGACACTGGTCACCACGTCCGTCAGGAGGTGGCGTCCATCGGCCTGCAGGGCAGGAGACCGGACTGCGCGCGCTGCTCGCAGCAGGAAGCCGGCCCAGACCGCATTCAGCACGCTGGCCCCCAGATTCACCGCCAGACCCGAGAGCGGCGCAGCTTTGATAGAGGGGTTCTGCAGCGCAGGAACCGCTTCGCGCAGGATCGTCACAGCGGCCAGGACAATCAGGACGCCTTCTGCGACCGCACTGAAATATTCAGCTTTGGTATGGCCATATGGATGATTCGCGTCGGCTGGCCGGGCGGCAATGCGTAAGGCGACCAGTGCGGCAAGAGCTGCCGCCACATTGATCACACTTTCCAGCGCATCCGAGTACAGCGCAAGGCTGCCGGTCATGACATAGGCCAGGAACTTGAGACCAAGCACGACAGTGGCCACCACCACGCTGCCCAGCGCTATGTGTATCGTGCGGTCCATACCTTGGATGAGGCTAACAGGATTAGGCGACCCAAATACCGTGCCCTGGCCAGGAACAAAGGGTGTAATGCTCAGTACATGAACAGCATCCAGTAGCGGTTATTGCGTTCGGTCCAGCGCGAAACCCGGACCCCCCGACCCTGAACATGGTTATATTTCACGTCGCCGTTGCTCAGCGTCTGAGAGGCGTGATACCCGAACTGCCGCAGCTTTGCTTTGAGCGTCAGTTCGAAGGTCCGGGACGCCTGACCTTCTGGAGCTGTCCAGATCTCGAAGCGCACTCCAAGCGAGTGATACTGCTGAATTTCTGCTGCGTAGGCAGTGTATTTGCGCCCGCTACAGACTCGTTTTGCTCCTGCGGGGCGGTTGAACAGGCTGTTCATCACCCGGCCCGCCGGATCACAGGCCGGCTGGGCAGCCGCACTGTGTGCAGGAACAGAACTCAGAGGCACCAGGGTCAGCAGAGAAACCAGAACAGGACGGGTCAGGCGTGATGAACTCATAGTTCAGGCGTCCAGCCCAGCAGAATGAAACCCCAGAACGACATTGAACTCATGCTAGTCGTCCACGTTGAACGGCAGAAGAGAGCGGGCCCGCAGTCAGGGGCTCACGCCTTAATCTGCCGTTTACCTTCAGGGGTGGTTGCTGTCTGGGTCCTGATATTCGTCGGCATGGACGTTGATCGTAGGATGGCGTTTTTCAAATTGAACACACAGCACGCCGTTCGCAAGAGTGGCCTGACCCGACTGCGGCACGATTTCCACCGGGAGTCCCAATGTGCGGCTGAAAACGCCGTGAGGCCGCTCTGCGCTGAGGCGGCCCTGGGGCGCAGGGCGCTCGCCAGAAATG is a window of Deinococcus deserti VCD115 DNA encoding:
- a CDS encoding cation diffusion facilitator family transporter, yielding MDRTIHIALGSVVVATVVLGLKFLAYVMTGSLALYSDALESVINVAAALAALVALRIAARPADANHPYGHTKAEYFSAVAEGVLIVLAAVTILREAVPALQNPSIKAAPLSGLAVNLGASVLNAVWAGFLLRAARAVRSPALQADGRHLLTDVVTSVGVLIGVLLARMTGWYILDPLLAVLVAINILWSGWHLVRDSVGGLMDIADPQTTRRLRELMSIHAAGALEIHDLRTRQAGQVTFVEFHMVVPGEMSVSEAHLICDRLEDAIQVEIGGANVTIHVEPQEKAKHQGVLVL
- a CDS encoding Hsp20/alpha crystallin family protein; the protein is MNEPVLSRLQHLMTLREGVEALTSSGPWVPLADWTDSDSHITLHLDVPGVVPDSLALHETGESVTISGERPAPQGRLSAERPHGVFSRTLGLPVEIVPQSGQATLANGVLCVQFEKRHPTINVHADEYQDPDSNHP